In Triticum aestivum cultivar Chinese Spring chromosome 5B, IWGSC CS RefSeq v2.1, whole genome shotgun sequence, the following proteins share a genomic window:
- the LOC123115354 gene encoding putative disease resistance RPP13-like protein 2, with product NRRDGYKNAVGLDEDVKTLEKMLLHKDQPQQMFVSILGESGVGKKTLLCAIIGHTDVIYEFEIVVWFNMPADYTTEDLLQEIYDRACESAPQHHPNEGINIADKLRHLLKKKRYLVIIGGICSKTILNCVRVSLPDDNNGSRVVLVLDTESEEVAWHANTMNKDGINGIHMLGRLDEKRSRQLFCSRASRKELSDVKENGEMSKYSKIVYDITGGYPLAIVLLAGLLRFKEKPGQWEAVLQQLRLIPRMEDAQGVEENKITESVLSKGVHIEWQMSPITKSKLSTRTTTIERVFWASFEDIPNDLKSCFLYLAAIPKNTTIYTDEVVRIWMAEGFIKPQQGKTLEELGHAYLKELVLRCLVHIDKMNDVGIIEKVVVHQSLYGFLHSEAREAGFMDVHGMHDVFVPPSVRRLSFMSFKGGHMMRFTNKFCKLRSIICWVQEKDRSNDGQGVNQKRRHDLKFLCGSKFIRVISVHGLWIKEVPNEIGRVVHLRYLNVSGCKDLKKLPSSIKSLLNLQTLDITGTQVKEIHPSFWKIKTLRHVFADELTLPASIKEELEELQTLWGVKPAPAGEWVQGNCPLHKMTKLRTLGLQGFKQSKHGAALESALRKMSLLHHLDLTGDEIPSCVFTAQNLRCLEMVGLRGTIKWPEVVSDVRKVRPNLVRLTVVKGNGQEVPEHIKDQLHGILEVSGP from the coding sequence AACAGGCGGGATGGTTATAAGAACGCGGTGGGTTTGGATGAAGATGTGAAGAcacttgagaaaatgctgcttcatAAAGATCAACCTCAGCAAATGTTTGTGTCCATACTTGGGGAGAGTGGTGTCGGAAAGAAAACACTATTATGTGCTATCATCGGACATACTGATGtgatttatgagtttgaaattgtAGTTTGGTTCAACATGCCGGCAGATTACACCACAGAAGATCTCCTCCAAGAAATCTACGATAGAGCATGTGAAAGTGCACCACAACATCATCCAAATGAAGGCATTAATATCGCTGATAAGCTCCGACACCTCCTGAAGAAAAAGAGGTATTTGGTGATTATCGGAGGCATATGCTCCAAAACCATCCTCAACTGTGTGAGGGTGAGCCTACCAGATGACAATAATGGTAGCCGTGTTGTGCTCGTGTTGGACACTGAGAGCGAAGAAGTAGCATGGCATGCTAACACCATGAACAAAGATGGCATAAATGGAATCCACATGTTGGGCCGTTTGGATGAAAAGAGAAGTAGGCAATTGTTCTGTTCGAGGGCCTCGAGGAAAGAATTGTCCGATGTGAAGGAAAACGGGGAAATGAGCAAATACAGCAAAATTGTGTACGATATAACTGGGGGCTACCCTCTGGCTATAGTGCTCCTGGCTGGACTCCTCCGATTCAAGGAGAAGCCAGGGCAGTGGGAAGCAGTGCTGCAACAGCTCAGGCTTATACCAAGAATGGAAGATGCACAAGGTGTTGAGGAAAACAAGATAACTGAATCTGTACTGTCCAAGGGGGTGCATATCGAGTGGCAGATGAGCCCTATAACAAAAAGTAAGCTCTCCACAAGAACAACCACCATCGAGAGGGTCTTCTGGGCAAGTTTTGAAGACATTCCAAATGACCTCAAGTCTTGCTTCCTCTACTTGGCCGCCATCCCAAAGAACACAACTATATATACTGATGAGGTTGTGAGGATTTGGATGGCTGAGGGTTTCATCAAGCCGCAGCAGGGCAAGACTTTGGAGGAGCTGGGTCACGCCTACCTCAAGGAACTGGTCTTGAGATGCCTTGTTCATATTGATAAGATGAACGATGTTGGCATAATTGAGAAGGTCGTCGTTCACCAAAGCCTCTATGGTTTCCTCCATTCAGAGGCTCGCGAGGCTGGATTCATGGATGTTCATGGCATGCATGACGTCTTTGTTCCACCATCGGTGCGCCGGCTCTCTTTCATGAGTTTCAAAGGTGGACATATGATGAGATTCACCAACAAGTTCTGTAAGCTACGTTCCATCATATGCTGGGTCCAGGAGAAAGACCGGAGCAATGACGGCCAAGGAGTGAACCAGAAGCGCCGACATGATCTCAAGTTTCTTTGTGGGTCCAAGTTCATTCGTGTAATCTCTGTACATGGATTATGGATTAAGGAAGTGCCGAATGAGATTGGTCGCGTGGTACACTTGCGATACCTAAATGTTAGTGGCTGCAAGGACCTGAAGAAGCTTCCCTCCAGCATCAAGAGCCTGCTCAACTTGCAGACACTAGACATAACGGGGACTCAAGTCAAGGAGATTCACCCATCCTTCTGGAAGATAAAGACGTTGCGCCATGTGTTTGCAGACGAGCTCACACTTCCAGCATCCATCAAGGAAGAACTGGAGGAGCTGCAGACGCTATGGGGTGTAAAACCTGCCCCAGCAGGAGAATGGGTTCAAGGGAATTGCCCACTGCACAAGATGACCAAACTCCGGACACTGGGTCtgcaaggattcaagcaatctaaACATGGGGCCGCACTTGAGAGTGCTCTGAGGAAGATGAGTCTCCTTCACCACTTGGACTTGACAGGCGATGAGATCCCTTCATGTGTCTTCACGGCACAAAACCTTCGATGCCTTGAGATGGTAGGGCTTCGTGGCACAATCAAATGGCCCGAGGTTGTGTCGGATGTTCGCAAGGTCCGGCCGAACCTCGTTCGGCTCACAGTGGTAAAGGGTAACGGCCAGGAGGTGCCCGAGCATATCAAGGACCAACTGCACGGGATACTAGAGGTAAGCGGTCCATAG
- the LOC123114409 gene encoding protein BCCIP homolog, with product MPAGRKRPAPSPFAGFSTFARSLLFSPASGFSRLPLTNAGPAAKPHQETAAMPPPPPKRAKQAEPSSDDERPSSDADQELSGSDGDGDSDSSLECSSSDDGEDASQEMETVQADFAFFDPKPTDFHGVRLLLKTYLDSKPWDLTGFVDLVLEQTTVGTVVKMAEDEDDDEGEEANGGDKSDDDEDLFGLITVLNLGRYGENRCIKDLKEYLLAVCGDKDTKKKLKSLLEDKASTVGLLVCRRFVNFPYEMVPKMYDSLFDEVAWATEDEPTPELQDSFRFKQYLLLVRILERKTPPKQKAKNNKDEGEPVIYPKLEDEIFRELSSWSFTFPIRAEQSAQQELKNYKEMGLVMCLKAEAIPKFRKKLEALVCE from the exons ATGCCCGCCGGCCGGAAGCGCCCAGCTCCATCCCCGTTCGCCGGCTTCTCAACGTTCGCCCgctccctcctcttctcccccgCCTCCGGCTTCTCAAGGCTGCCGCTCACCAATGCCGGCCCCGCCGCCAAACCCCATCAAG AGaccgccgccatgccgccgcccCCGCCCAAGCGCGCGAAGCAGGCCGAGCCCTCCAGCGACGACGAGCGCCCCAGCAGCGACGCCGACCAGGAGCTCTCGGGAAGCGACGGCGACGGGGACAGCGACAGCTCTCTGGAGTGCTCGAGCAGCGACGACGGAGAAGACGCGTCCCAGGAG ATGGAGACGGTGCAGGCCGACTTCGCCTTCTTCGACCCCAAGCCCACCGACTTCCACGGCGTCAGGCTGCTGCTCAAGACCTACCTCGACTCCAAGCCCTGGGACCTCACCGGCTTCGTCGACCTCGTCCTCGAGCAGACCACCGTCGGCACCGTCGTCAAGATGGCCGaggacgaggatgacgacgagggtGAAGAAGCAAATGGGGGTGACAAGAGCGACGACGATGAGGACCTGTTCGGTCTCATTACCGTGCTCAATTTGGGAAGATACGGG GAGAACCGTTGCATCAAGGATCTTAAGGAGTATCTGCTTGCTGTTTGCGGCGACAAGGACACCAAGAAGAAGCTCAAGTCGCTGCTGGAAGACAAGGCATCCACTGTCGGCCTGCTCGTGTGCCGGCGCTTTGTGAATTTCCCGTATGAAATGGTGCCTAAGATGTATGATTCGCTCTTTGATGAGGTTGCCTGGGCGACAGAGGATGAG CCAACACCAGAACTCCAGGACTCCTTCCGATTCAAGCAGTACCTGCTGCTTGTAAGAATCTTGGAG AGAAAAACTCCTCCAAAGCAGAAAGCAAAGAATAATAAAGATGAGGGTGAACCTGTTATCTACCCGAAGTTGGAGGACGAAATTTTCCGTGAG CTTAGTTCGTGGTCTTTTACCTTCCCAATTCGCGCAGAACAGTCAGCTCAGCAGGAG CTGAAGAACTACAAGGAGATGGGCTTGGTGATGTGCCTTAAAGCCGAAGCGATTCCAAAGTTCCGCAAGAAGCTGGAGGCCTTGGTATGTGAATAG